The proteins below are encoded in one region of Nocardioides marmorisolisilvae:
- a CDS encoding Hsp20/alpha crystallin family protein, translated as MLMRTDPFRDLDRLAEAVWGTRARPAAMPMTAYRDDGTFVVHLDLPGVSPDSIDLTVEQNVLTVHAERKPPVGDSAERVVDERGYGVFSRQLFLGETLDADQLKATYDAGVLTLTIPIAEKAKPRKVEISASSTDRKEINA; from the coding sequence ATGTTGATGCGCACTGACCCGTTCCGGGACCTCGACCGGCTCGCCGAAGCGGTGTGGGGGACCCGTGCCCGGCCGGCGGCGATGCCGATGACCGCCTACCGTGACGACGGCACGTTCGTGGTCCACCTCGATCTGCCCGGGGTCTCACCGGACTCCATCGATCTGACCGTGGAGCAGAACGTGCTCACCGTGCACGCCGAGCGCAAGCCTCCCGTCGGCGACAGCGCCGAGCGGGTGGTCGACGAGCGAGGCTACGGGGTCTTCAGCCGCCAGCTCTTCCTGGGCGAGACTCTCGACGCCGACCAGCTCAAGGCCACCTACGACGCCGGCGTGCTCACGTTGACCATCCCCATCGCGGAGAAGGCCAAGCCTCGCAAGGTCGAGATCAGCGCGAGCAGCACCGACCGCAAGGAGATCAACGCCTGA
- a CDS encoding DnaJ domain-containing protein, translating to MIQSIDEARAILGVAAESSPATVARAYRRLARATHPDVSSAPDAAERFAAICAAYEVLRQAPIRPAHLSEPETAETGWDADARAPRPDAVPLDPSVAARPSGWPPRGTRGYFGRPAPVIVAGPVTVLPADPSHRRRGRKGDR from the coding sequence GTGATCCAGTCGATCGATGAGGCTCGCGCGATCCTCGGGGTGGCAGCGGAAAGCAGCCCGGCGACGGTGGCGCGCGCGTACCGGCGGCTGGCCCGGGCGACCCATCCCGACGTGTCGTCGGCCCCGGATGCTGCCGAACGGTTCGCCGCGATATGCGCCGCCTACGAGGTGCTCCGGCAGGCTCCGATCCGCCCAGCGCACCTCTCCGAGCCGGAGACCGCCGAGACCGGTTGGGACGCGGATGCCAGGGCGCCGCGGCCCGACGCAGTGCCCCTCGACCCGTCGGTGGCAGCCCGACCCTCGGGATGGCCGCCGAGAGGCACAAGGGGGTACTTCGGTCGGCCCGCGCCGGTGATCGTGGCCGGCCCGGTCACCGTGCTGCCGGCCGATCCGTCGCACCGTCGTCGCGGGCGGAAGGGGGATCGATGA
- a CDS encoding MerR family transcriptional regulator — protein MMVDLDAGRGLFSISVTSELTGVNPQMLRVYEQKGLLAPERTQGGTRRYSGQDLERIEQITTLLSDGLNLAGIDVVLQLRAENQRLQREIDRLRPDRGRPSTSRRTPSDPTR, from the coding sequence ATGATGGTCGACCTGGACGCAGGACGCGGCCTGTTCTCGATCTCGGTGACCTCCGAGCTGACCGGCGTGAACCCGCAGATGCTGCGGGTCTATGAGCAGAAGGGGCTGTTGGCGCCAGAGCGCACCCAAGGAGGCACCCGTCGCTACAGCGGCCAAGACCTCGAGCGGATCGAGCAGATCACCACCCTGCTCTCCGACGGGCTCAACCTCGCCGGCATCGACGTGGTCCTCCAATTGCGGGCCGAGAACCAGCGCCTGCAACGCGAGATCGACCGCCTGCGCCCCGATCGAGGTCGTCCTTCGACCAGCAGGCGGACGCCGTCGGATCCCACTCGTTGA
- a CDS encoding SDR family oxidoreductase, whose product MTCYGDGTSVPSLQENAIKVFITGGTGLVGSAVVADLLAHDHTVDVLARSAASARAVLAAGGTPVHGSLADLEVIRNAAEQADGVIHLAFANDFSSPEALDRAIAEETAALNALGETLIGTDRPLVTVSGTPSVPGRVSTEADPIPTDGPVGGRGRTVSAILALASRGVRASAVRLPRTVHNNGNGGFAGLLTTIARSSGVSGYPGDGTQRWPAVHALDASVLFRLALESAPAGSSWHAVDDEGVAVRDIAEVIGRRLGVPVEQVPTDTFGPIGPVFAMDQPSSSAATREQLGWRPTHPKLIADLENIQP is encoded by the coding sequence ATCACGTGCTATGGTGATGGGACATCAGTCCCATCACTTCAGGAGAACGCCATCAAGGTCTTCATCACCGGCGGCACCGGGCTGGTCGGCTCCGCCGTCGTCGCCGACCTCCTCGCCCACGACCACACGGTCGACGTCCTCGCTCGCTCCGCTGCCTCCGCGCGGGCGGTCCTGGCAGCAGGTGGTACGCCGGTCCACGGCAGCCTCGCCGACCTCGAGGTGATCCGTAACGCCGCCGAGCAGGCCGATGGCGTCATCCACCTCGCCTTCGCCAACGACTTCAGCAGCCCGGAAGCCCTGGACCGGGCGATCGCCGAGGAGACGGCCGCGCTCAACGCGCTCGGTGAGACCCTGATCGGCACCGACCGTCCGCTCGTCACCGTCTCCGGCACGCCATCGGTGCCCGGTCGGGTGTCCACCGAGGCAGACCCGATCCCGACCGACGGTCCGGTCGGCGGCCGCGGTCGCACCGTGTCGGCGATCCTCGCGCTGGCATCGCGCGGCGTCCGGGCGTCTGCCGTACGGCTACCGCGAACCGTGCACAACAACGGCAACGGGGGGTTCGCCGGCCTGCTGACCACGATCGCCCGCAGCTCGGGTGTGTCCGGCTACCCCGGCGACGGCACCCAACGCTGGCCCGCGGTGCACGCACTCGACGCCTCGGTCCTGTTCCGCCTCGCGCTGGAGTCCGCACCCGCTGGCAGCTCGTGGCACGCGGTCGATGACGAGGGCGTCGCGGTCCGCGACATCGCCGAGGTCATCGGGCGCCGGCTCGGCGTACCCGTCGAGCAGGTCCCGACCGACACTTTCGGACCGATCGGCCCGGTCTTCGCGATGGACCAACCGTCCTCCAGCGCCGCAACGCGCGAGCAGCTCGGCTGGCGGCCGACCCACCCCAAGCTGATCGCGGACCTGGAGAACATCCAACCCTGA
- a CDS encoding TetR/AcrR family transcriptional regulator — MARWEPGARERIVLAALDLFTEQGYDDTTVAQIAERAGITKSTFFRHFPDKRELLAAGQETLSRLLSEGIAEAPAGASPLDAVAAGLERASSEMGPINRELGPRISAAVAASAELQERALLKNVGLAAAMTAALVGRGTPDPVAHLAAELGVLAFKRGFAEWTEGDGDGTDPLAPYTLAALNELRVATASLG; from the coding sequence ATGGCGAGGTGGGAACCGGGAGCACGCGAGCGGATCGTTCTCGCTGCCCTCGACCTCTTCACCGAGCAGGGGTACGACGACACCACGGTCGCGCAGATCGCCGAGCGCGCCGGCATCACCAAGAGCACGTTCTTCCGGCACTTCCCCGACAAGCGCGAACTGCTCGCCGCCGGTCAGGAGACACTGAGCCGGTTGCTGAGCGAAGGCATCGCGGAGGCCCCGGCGGGCGCGAGCCCGTTGGATGCGGTCGCCGCTGGACTCGAACGTGCGTCCAGCGAGATGGGCCCCATCAACCGCGAGCTCGGTCCGCGCATCTCGGCCGCGGTTGCCGCGAGTGCGGAACTGCAGGAGCGGGCGCTGCTCAAGAACGTCGGCCTGGCTGCGGCGATGACCGCAGCGCTCGTCGGTCGCGGAACCCCGGACCCGGTGGCGCACCTCGCGGCTGAGCTGGGAGTCCTCGCGTTCAAGCGGGGCTTCGCCGAGTGGACCGAGGGTGACGGGGACGGGACCGACCCGCTGGCGCCGTACACACTGGCTGCGCTGAACGAACTTCGAGTAGCAACCGCCTCGCTCGGATAG
- a CDS encoding helix-turn-helix domain-containing protein produces the protein MVSLLDGGGDAVSNAEIAEQLTLSRRTIEWHLRHAFHKLGITSRTEPVSALAAAQPTNPREPRANPSAARAKTGTGLG, from the coding sequence GTGGTCTCGCTTCTCGACGGCGGCGGAGACGCGGTCTCCAACGCGGAGATCGCCGAACAGCTCACCCTCTCTCGGCGCACGATCGAGTGGCATCTGCGTCACGCGTTCCACAAACTCGGCATCACCAGCCGCACGGAGCCGGTGTCGGCTCTCGCAGCCGCGCAGCCCACGAATCCCCGTGAGCCCCGCGCAAACCCCAGTGCGGCGCGGGCAAAGACCGGTACTGGGCTTGGTTGA
- a CDS encoding phosphatidylinositol-specific phospholipase C domain-containing protein: protein MPLLRPRPAGPGIGQRVALSVVIAVFLGASSILTVPLPAASAHSDDYNTTYDHSSDVVVGDDSRADWMAGISDDFRLSDLSIPGTHDSGAYAIGGDAVQTQSKTIAEQLRAGIRAFDIRLGNDDICKGPTLWVMHGVVCQFATFDSVLSTISTYFKSHPNEAVVMLIGHEHGDMSHADFKAAVKADFDHFPGLRWTGATSNDVNPSLKEMRHHVVVLDNYSDDPGPITDIGIKNNSQVKAQNKWDQPDQMHLADKYFAIKTQFDTSSAGPANQIYANYLSAANGATPAFFASGQDAPANGSPPAPTPWIPANCSANPRCLPEYTVKDGWVYYRGLNSLAGAYLDGHPVNRAGLVFADFPGHGLIWKIIAINSRLTRFNPVAAPTYPAPNASGWYTSVPVTVTWNWSVDPTGGDTSATSKTCPSTSTALTYGDRLLSATCTDKEGKSTTATVALKIDTTAPDVKNVTVDRNWSSYSWYNQDVTVTYGWHDDLPNVPQSGLDPAACPATKTSSGVGDDVTVTATCKDLAGNANTKTYHFQIDKAAPSASPTYPAADYGSWYGSDTKVTWNWSDDLSGIDSTRCPASSTTTGEGSVEVSATCYDQAGNPTTKTASVHVDKTAPSSTPTHAVPNSFGWFRSDVAVSWFWRDYFSGIDTSHGCAASTTSSGEGSAVVVSDTCADHVGNSSTASTTFKVDKTKPTSAPTAPAANAAGWHNSDVKATWNWSDALSGLDTPRCPETATTSEEGADVGVTATCYDKAGNSLTRSMSFKVDKTKPTLSPTITPIPILRASSAVADPGASDALSGVATSSCDPVDTSTIGRHTIECRATDRAGNTATRTVNYIVELSIVRQAPEVTSIAGRGSRVVRFQLSDAAGPIPDDLANQLAKGCAATVTLGTGVPECPTYDAGSQTFRAIIRADGSYPSGSMVPLTVAVAAADTTIVASDTTQVRVR from the coding sequence ATGCCCCTCCTTCGACCCCGTCCCGCCGGGCCGGGCATCGGGCAACGCGTCGCGCTCTCGGTCGTGATCGCCGTCTTCCTCGGCGCCTCGTCGATCCTGACAGTCCCCCTGCCTGCCGCCTCGGCCCATTCCGACGACTACAACACCACCTACGACCACAGCAGCGATGTGGTCGTAGGAGACGACTCCAGGGCCGACTGGATGGCTGGGATTTCGGACGATTTCAGACTGAGCGACCTTTCGATCCCTGGCACGCACGACTCGGGGGCATACGCGATCGGCGGCGACGCGGTGCAGACCCAATCCAAGACGATCGCCGAACAGCTCAGGGCGGGCATCCGGGCCTTCGACATCCGGCTTGGCAACGATGACATTTGCAAGGGCCCGACGCTGTGGGTCATGCATGGTGTCGTCTGCCAGTTCGCGACCTTCGACTCGGTGCTCAGCACGATCTCCACGTACTTCAAGAGCCACCCCAACGAAGCAGTGGTGATGCTGATCGGGCACGAGCACGGGGACATGAGTCACGCGGATTTCAAGGCCGCGGTCAAGGCGGACTTCGACCATTTCCCGGGTTTGCGCTGGACGGGTGCGACCAGCAATGACGTCAACCCCTCCCTGAAGGAGATGCGCCACCACGTCGTCGTCCTGGACAACTACTCCGACGATCCCGGCCCTATCACCGACATCGGGATCAAGAACAACAGCCAGGTCAAAGCACAGAACAAGTGGGACCAGCCGGACCAGATGCACCTGGCCGACAAGTACTTCGCCATCAAGACACAATTCGACACATCGAGCGCTGGACCGGCCAACCAGATCTACGCGAACTACCTGAGCGCCGCCAACGGTGCGACGCCCGCGTTCTTCGCCAGCGGCCAGGACGCGCCGGCGAACGGCAGCCCTCCCGCGCCGACGCCCTGGATCCCGGCGAACTGCTCCGCCAATCCCCGGTGTCTGCCGGAATACACCGTCAAGGACGGCTGGGTCTACTACCGGGGGCTCAACTCACTCGCCGGCGCGTACCTCGACGGCCACCCCGTCAACCGGGCCGGCCTCGTCTTCGCCGACTTCCCCGGGCACGGACTGATCTGGAAGATCATCGCGATCAACTCGCGCCTGACCCGGTTCAATCCCGTCGCCGCTCCGACCTACCCCGCTCCGAATGCGAGCGGTTGGTACACCAGCGTGCCAGTGACCGTCACCTGGAACTGGTCGGTCGACCCCACGGGCGGCGACACGTCTGCGACATCGAAGACCTGTCCGTCTACGAGCACCGCGCTCACCTACGGTGACCGCTTGCTCAGCGCCACGTGTACAGACAAGGAAGGCAAGTCGACCACCGCCACGGTGGCACTCAAGATCGATACGACCGCGCCAGATGTCAAGAACGTCACCGTGGACCGGAATTGGTCGTCCTACTCCTGGTACAACCAGGACGTCACCGTCACCTACGGATGGCACGACGACCTGCCCAACGTGCCCCAGTCGGGGCTCGACCCGGCTGCATGCCCAGCGACCAAGACCAGTTCGGGTGTCGGGGACGACGTCACTGTCACGGCGACCTGCAAGGACCTCGCCGGAAACGCCAACACGAAGACCTACCACTTCCAAATCGACAAAGCAGCACCATCCGCGAGTCCGACGTACCCCGCCGCCGACTACGGCTCGTGGTACGGCTCGGACACCAAGGTGACCTGGAACTGGTCCGACGATCTGTCGGGAATCGATTCGACCAGGTGCCCTGCGTCATCGACCACGACCGGTGAGGGGTCGGTCGAGGTGTCGGCGACGTGCTACGACCAGGCGGGCAACCCTACGACGAAGACTGCGTCCGTCCACGTCGACAAGACTGCGCCGAGCTCCACCCCGACGCACGCCGTTCCGAACTCGTTCGGCTGGTTCCGGTCCGACGTCGCCGTGAGTTGGTTCTGGCGTGACTACTTCTCGGGAATCGACACCTCCCACGGGTGCGCGGCCTCGACCACGTCATCGGGGGAAGGCTCGGCAGTCGTCGTCTCCGACACGTGCGCCGATCACGTCGGCAACTCGAGCACCGCGAGCACCACGTTCAAGGTCGACAAGACAAAGCCGACCAGCGCGCCGACGGCTCCAGCAGCAAACGCCGCCGGCTGGCACAACAGCGATGTCAAGGCCACCTGGAACTGGTCGGATGCGCTGTCGGGGCTCGACACCCCCCGTTGCCCGGAGACCGCCACGACGAGCGAGGAGGGGGCCGATGTGGGCGTGACCGCGACCTGCTACGACAAGGCCGGCAACTCGCTCACCCGAAGCATGAGCTTCAAGGTCGACAAGACCAAGCCGACGCTGAGTCCGACGATCACGCCGATCCCGATTCTGCGTGCGAGCTCGGCCGTCGCTGACCCCGGGGCTAGCGACGCGCTGTCCGGCGTGGCGACTTCCTCGTGCGACCCCGTCGACACCTCCACGATCGGCCGACACACGATCGAGTGCCGCGCCACCGATCGTGCGGGAAACACGGCCACGCGTACCGTCAACTACATCGTCGAGCTCTCGATCGTGCGGCAGGCTCCCGAGGTCACCAGCATCGCGGGCCGCGGCAGCCGAGTGGTGCGGTTCCAGCTTTCCGACGCCGCCGGTCCCATACCCGACGACCTGGCGAACCAGCTGGCCAAGGGTTGCGCCGCGACCGTGACTCTGGGAACCGGTGTCCCCGAGTGCCCGACGTACGACGCGGGGTCACAGACCTTCCGCGCGATCATCCGGGCCGACGGAAGCTATCCCTCCGGAAGCATGGTCCCGCTGACGGTGGCCGTCGCAGCGGCAGACACCACCATCGTGGCGTCCGACACGACACAGGTCCGCGTCCGATGA
- a CDS encoding SRPBCC family protein, which translates to MNVDVEFHAVIEFAVDEVASCAGDPTKAPEWYANIHSVKWRTTPLVKFGSQMDFEAVFLDRRLSYTYEVVDFEPPCRLPCAPRTNHPPWRPPTPGSRLTAAPA; encoded by the coding sequence GTGAACGTCGACGTCGAGTTCCATGCAGTCATCGAGTTCGCGGTCGACGAAGTCGCTTCGTGCGCAGGTGACCCGACGAAGGCCCCCGAGTGGTACGCCAACATTCATTCGGTGAAGTGGCGGACCACACCGCTGGTGAAGTTCGGGTCACAGATGGACTTCGAAGCCGTCTTCCTCGACCGACGGCTCTCCTACACCTACGAGGTCGTTGATTTCGAGCCGCCGTGCCGCCTGCCATGCGCGCCGCGGACGAACCATCCCCCATGGAGACCACCTACACCGGGGAGCCGGTTGACGGCGGCACCGGCATGA
- the thiE gene encoding thiamine phosphate synthase, with translation MLPRIFCLVDAAHLSLLPAIAETGVDGFQVRAKAVADSTLLAFTESVVAVVRPLGGVVVVNDRVDIALAAGADGVHLGRHDLPVDVARRLAPGLLIGATCRDREQARRAATNGADYAGFGPIFATASKTGLPAPLGIAAVRAAAGVLPLVGIGGIDAATARAVLEAGAAGVAVIGAIWRQRDPLAAARELVEAVA, from the coding sequence GTGTTACCCCGCATCTTCTGTCTGGTCGACGCCGCCCACCTGTCTCTCCTGCCTGCGATCGCGGAGACAGGCGTGGACGGCTTCCAGGTCCGCGCGAAGGCCGTGGCCGACTCGACGCTCCTCGCGTTCACGGAGTCGGTGGTCGCTGTAGTCCGGCCGCTCGGAGGGGTCGTCGTGGTCAACGACCGCGTCGACATCGCGTTGGCGGCGGGTGCTGACGGCGTGCATCTCGGCCGGCACGACCTGCCGGTCGATGTGGCCCGCCGGCTCGCTCCCGGGCTGCTGATCGGCGCGACCTGCCGGGACCGCGAGCAGGCGCGACGGGCCGCCACCAACGGAGCGGACTACGCCGGGTTCGGGCCGATCTTCGCCACCGCGAGCAAGACGGGTCTGCCGGCCCCGCTCGGGATCGCGGCGGTTCGCGCGGCCGCCGGTGTCCTGCCGCTGGTCGGGATCGGGGGCATCGACGCGGCCACCGCGCGTGCCGTCCTGGAAGCGGGCGCGGCTGGTGTCGCGGTGATCGGCGCGATCTGGCGACAACGAGATCCGCTTGCCGCAGCGAGAGAGCTCGTCGAAGCGGTCGCCTGA
- a CDS encoding FAD-dependent oxidoreductase, giving the protein MRVRILGAGIIGLSCAEELIRRGHEVVVVDRDPGRGASYAAAGMLSPSSEVWHGEGALLDLGLRSMALWPGYAGRLGIPLHTTGTLLVGRDGGDLQLVERQCALLARHGLDVPMLERRQVRRREPMLGPRVAGGAWLRDDHSVDPRAVLAALLVRARVVAESAAPAEVTVVATGSRLPEPFGRLVRGVRGEIVRARGDGLPAHTVRGWVHGDPVYVVPRASGEVVIGATSEEHDGPPVVSVGGVARLLQAARELVPGLDRAEFVEAIARDRPGTADNLPLVGPSEVDGVVLAAGHFRHGVLLAPLTAQLVADHLETGCVEPALDPRRLSRDGLTREGTSR; this is encoded by the coding sequence ATGCGGGTTCGGATCCTCGGGGCCGGGATCATCGGCTTGTCCTGTGCCGAGGAGCTGATCCGGCGTGGGCACGAGGTCGTCGTGGTCGACCGCGACCCGGGCCGCGGCGCGTCGTACGCCGCGGCCGGGATGCTCAGCCCCTCATCGGAGGTGTGGCACGGCGAAGGGGCGTTGCTCGACCTCGGCCTGCGCAGCATGGCGCTGTGGCCCGGGTACGCCGGCCGGTTGGGGATTCCCCTCCACACCACAGGCACTCTCCTGGTCGGCCGCGACGGTGGCGACCTCCAGCTCGTCGAGCGCCAATGCGCACTCCTGGCGAGGCATGGCCTCGATGTACCGATGCTGGAGCGGCGCCAGGTCCGCCGACGCGAGCCGATGCTCGGACCGCGGGTCGCCGGGGGCGCCTGGCTGCGCGACGACCACAGCGTCGACCCGCGCGCGGTGCTGGCCGCACTCCTGGTCCGCGCCCGTGTTGTGGCGGAAAGCGCGGCGCCGGCTGAGGTCACGGTCGTCGCGACGGGTTCTCGACTGCCCGAGCCCTTCGGTCGTCTCGTGCGGGGGGTACGCGGCGAGATCGTCCGCGCCCGCGGCGACGGTCTGCCGGCGCACACAGTCCGGGGCTGGGTGCACGGCGATCCGGTCTACGTGGTCCCACGGGCGTCGGGCGAGGTGGTCATCGGGGCGACATCGGAGGAGCACGACGGGCCGCCAGTGGTCAGTGTCGGCGGCGTGGCGCGGCTGCTCCAGGCGGCGCGCGAGCTGGTCCCCGGACTCGACCGGGCCGAGTTCGTCGAGGCGATCGCCCGCGACCGTCCGGGCACGGCGGACAACCTTCCGCTGGTCGGGCCTTCGGAGGTGGACGGCGTCGTGCTCGCGGCGGGCCACTTCCGGCACGGCGTACTCCTCGCGCCACTGACCGCACAGCTGGTGGCCGACCACCTCGAGACCGGGTGCGTCGAGCCCGCCCTCGACCCGCGCCGGCTCTCCCGAGACGGACTGACACGAGAAGGGACGAGTCGATGA
- the thiS gene encoding sulfur carrier protein ThiS — protein MTIILNGALADGADTVADLVERHLPLVRPTGVAVAVNATVVPRDRWAAWPLREGDVVDIVTAVQGG, from the coding sequence ATGACGATCATCCTCAACGGGGCGTTGGCCGACGGAGCGGACACCGTCGCCGATCTGGTCGAGCGCCATCTCCCACTGGTCAGGCCGACGGGGGTCGCGGTTGCCGTCAACGCCACCGTGGTCCCCCGTGACCGCTGGGCCGCGTGGCCGTTGCGCGAGGGCGACGTCGTGGACATCGTGACGGCGGTGCAGGGCGGATGA
- a CDS encoding thiazole synthase, protein MSVTIAGRDLASPLFLGTGGLPHLSLLEPVLEAAGPGLVTVAVRRTSALQSGGLLDTIRRAGVPVLPNTAGCTSAREAVLTARLAREALGTTWVKLEVIGDETSLMPDAVELLEAAAILVGDGFAVLPYTTDDPVLARRLEDLGCAAVMPLGAPIGSGLGILNPHAIEAVVASVSVPVVLDAGVGTASDAAYAMELGCSAVLAATAMTRADDPVAMARALRLGVEAGLAARRAGRIPRRTTARASSPTSGMVGTVG, encoded by the coding sequence ATGAGCGTCACGATCGCGGGTCGGGATCTCGCGTCGCCACTGTTCCTCGGCACCGGTGGGTTGCCGCACCTCTCGCTGCTGGAGCCGGTGCTCGAGGCGGCAGGGCCGGGCCTGGTGACCGTGGCGGTACGCCGCACGTCGGCCCTGCAGTCCGGGGGCCTGCTCGACACGATCAGGCGAGCCGGCGTGCCGGTGCTGCCGAACACGGCCGGCTGCACGAGCGCCCGCGAAGCGGTGCTGACCGCGCGGCTGGCTCGGGAGGCGCTCGGCACGACCTGGGTCAAGCTCGAGGTGATCGGCGACGAAACGAGCCTGATGCCCGACGCGGTCGAGCTGCTCGAGGCCGCGGCGATCCTGGTCGGTGACGGATTCGCGGTGCTGCCGTACACCACCGACGACCCGGTGCTGGCTCGTCGCCTCGAGGACCTCGGGTGCGCGGCGGTGATGCCGCTCGGCGCGCCGATCGGGTCGGGCCTGGGGATCCTCAACCCGCACGCGATCGAGGCTGTCGTCGCTTCGGTGTCGGTGCCGGTCGTGCTCGACGCCGGCGTCGGTACGGCGAGCGACGCGGCGTACGCGATGGAGCTCGGGTGTTCCGCCGTCCTCGCTGCGACGGCGATGACGCGTGCGGACGACCCGGTCGCGATGGCCCGGGCGCTGCGGCTCGGGGTCGAGGCGGGCCTTGCCGCGCGGCGCGCCGGCCGAATCCCCCGGCGCACGACGGCCCGCGCGTCCAGCCCGACGAGCGGAATGGTCGGGACCGTCGGATGA
- a CDS encoding thiamine phosphate synthase, protein MKVPRLVLLTDRTQLSAARGLVETVRVCAEAGLRQVVVREHDLDQDTRHRLVIDLAAIDGLVVISSRRPEPAAAGIHLAACQAAPDTGWFGRSCHTVEEVHRAAAEGAGYVTLSPFAATRSKPGYGPPVDLDAYADGYGVPVLALGGIGPGDAARALAAGAHGVAVMGAVMRAADPAAVVRGLLAEVGG, encoded by the coding sequence ATGAAGGTGCCACGACTGGTGTTGCTGACCGACCGGACCCAGCTGTCCGCGGCGCGCGGCCTGGTCGAGACCGTGCGCGTCTGTGCGGAGGCCGGGTTACGACAGGTGGTGGTGCGGGAGCACGACCTGGACCAGGACACGCGTCACCGGTTGGTCATCGACCTCGCCGCGATCGACGGCCTGGTCGTGATCTCCTCCCGACGGCCCGAGCCGGCCGCCGCCGGCATCCACCTGGCCGCCTGCCAGGCCGCCCCGGACACGGGATGGTTCGGGCGGTCGTGCCATACGGTCGAGGAGGTGCACCGTGCGGCGGCCGAGGGTGCCGGCTACGTCACGCTGTCGCCGTTCGCGGCGACCCGGAGCAAGCCCGGCTACGGCCCGCCGGTGGACCTCGACGCCTACGCCGACGGCTACGGCGTTCCGGTGCTGGCTCTCGGTGGCATCGGACCTGGCGACGCGGCACGGGCGCTGGCGGCCGGCGCCCACGGTGTCGCGGTGATGGGCGCGGTGATGCGCGCCGCCGACCCGGCCGCGGTCGTGCGTGGGCTCCTCGCGGAGGTCGGAGGATGA
- the thiD gene encoding bifunctional hydroxymethylpyrimidine kinase/phosphomethylpyrimidine kinase, which yields MSSPAVVLAVAGTDSGGAAGIAADLTTFGDLGAHGVVAVTAVTAQDTTGVRSVHAVPAAIVLAQLEAVVEDLPVAAVKTGMLGTAEVVALVADRLSALGVPLVVDPVLVATSGAVLGDAETMHAYVERLLPVASVITPNADEARALLGATGPPDRMATALTRLGPAVVLTGGGLAGTCTDWVAVPGEAPVALSHPAVETTNDHGTGCTFSAALAVHLAHDIPLITAARKAAAYTAGRLRLSQPWSLGRGRGPIAHTRSSKS from the coding sequence ATGAGCTCACCGGCCGTCGTCCTCGCCGTCGCCGGCACCGACTCCGGTGGCGCCGCAGGTATTGCCGCGGACCTGACCACGTTCGGTGACCTCGGTGCCCACGGAGTTGTCGCCGTCACTGCCGTCACCGCCCAGGACACCACCGGCGTCCGCTCGGTCCACGCGGTGCCCGCCGCGATCGTGCTTGCCCAGCTCGAGGCGGTGGTCGAGGACCTGCCGGTGGCGGCGGTCAAGACCGGCATGCTCGGCACCGCGGAGGTCGTCGCGCTGGTCGCCGACCGGCTGAGCGCCCTGGGTGTTCCGCTGGTGGTCGACCCGGTCTTGGTCGCGACCAGCGGCGCGGTGCTCGGCGATGCGGAGACCATGCACGCCTACGTCGAGCGCCTGCTGCCGGTGGCGAGCGTGATCACCCCGAACGCCGACGAGGCCCGCGCCCTGCTCGGCGCAACCGGACCTCCCGACCGGATGGCCACGGCGCTGACCAGGCTCGGCCCGGCCGTCGTGCTCACCGGCGGCGGACTGGCCGGCACGTGCACCGACTGGGTCGCCGTACCAGGCGAAGCGCCGGTGGCGCTGTCGCACCCGGCCGTCGAGACCACGAACGACCACGGCACCGGCTGCACCTTCAGCGCAGCCCTCGCCGTCCACCTCGCCCACGACATCCCTCTGATCACGGCGGCGCGAAAGGCCGCCGCCTACACCGCCGGACGACTCCGGCTCAGCCAGCCCTGGAGCCTCGGCCGCGGCCGCGGCCCGATCGCCCACACCCGATCGTCGAAATCCTGA